Genomic window (Muntiacus reevesi chromosome 6, mMunRee1.1, whole genome shotgun sequence):
tcgcagagtcggacatgacttggcgactgaacaacagcagataCTAAACATAGTAGATAGACTTGAAGATGGACGCGGCCAAAAATAAGACCAACTGTCCCTGTGACTGCGACTGTTATAGAGTTTCTGGATAGCAAGTTTCAGGGAGAGGACTAAACTGTTAACATCTAAAGTTTAATGACGAAGTGTAAAAAGTGCCGACAGTGGCACAACTTCAACTTGAACTGCTAGTGCTTTTCACAACCGTGGCTTTTCCGAAGCTGCCTCAGAAAAGACCAGTCATTTCGTGGGTCAGAACCTTTTGGATCCAGGAGACTAAAACCGATGTTATGTGTGTGGTACAACACAAGAAACACCGGAATTTTCaactaaaagaaaatgtaaagctACAGAAATAATGACTTTTGCTATTCATCtgaatagaggaaaaaaacaaaatacatattATCCTCATGTGTGCCTGTGACCTCAATACTTCCCGTAGGTTTTTTATGTGGCTTTCAGATCTCTCATTATGATACAGTTAATGAGACAAGGGGTCTCGGTGGCCATGCTCCTCACCTGGGGCTTCCTTGGCGCCTCCGGGAGCCTCTGGGTCTGGGGGCGGCTCAGCGTCCAGTGGGGATGGAGATGAGACAGAGGATCGAGGAGTCTGCAGGGTCCTCTTGTCTGAGTCCGCTTGCTGCTGTAACCACTCATCCTTATATCCATTGCTAATCAATTTGGAAAAGTTTGTAGGTGAAATGGGTCTTTGACCAGgtctcaaaaagagaaaaattaagtaCTTAAGTACAAAGGTGaatgaaaatgcagaagcaaacaTATTCATGTTAAGTTACGTATGTTATTGTTCCTAAAGACATCATAGAGATGGttctcttctctccctgcctctctccaccTCTTTCTCAATCTCTCTCCACTTTTAAGCATAAAGAAGTGACCACCAAGCATCTCCTGGACACTTATACTTAGTTCGGCTCACACTTAGCTCAGCTTCCAAAAGCCTTTCTTCAGAACAGCCAATGAGAAGAAGCTGAATTCCAGCATTCTCCAGAGAGCTTCTCCTGAAAGCACTCTCCCATCTCTGGGGAGGGATGAGTGACTCAGACTCTACCACTCTGCAACAAATGATTATTATTTCCTTAATGAGTTCTGCCCAGTTCACATCACAGAtcatcttctgcttctttgcACAGCTTTGCCTTCTATTTACCTCTGTGGCTGTATCTTTACAGACCTTATTGCAACCTACGTTCAGAGAGGCAAGGAGATCGACATGGCCAAAGCAGCACGTACTCAGGTGTCAAACAGGGCATGTACATCACCTGTTCCCTCTGAGCCTCGGGTTTCTGACTTGTGAATCACTCTGTTGTTATTAGGGGTGTTCCTAATGGCTCTGAATGGCTCTCCCTGTTTGTATAGACAGAGAGATAGACATGgaaatatagatatagatgtatctatatctatagatatataaTAGAAATATCTATATGGATATAGATAGATGGGGGTATGGATGGGTAGACAGGACAGAGATGGATGACAGATAGATAGGGGGATAGACAGAAGGACGAATGGATAGAGAGATGGACAGTTAGGCAGATGATAGAATTTTTTTGCCCCCATGGTGTGAGCGCAGTGCTCTCATGACATTTGTCACACATAATGTGACTGATTGATCGCTCCCCTTCCCCTCCGCCCACTAGGGGAGAAGCCATTTGAAGAATTAGTCGGACAATTAACGGCATTAGTTCTGGCACAAAAATGGGATTCTGGGAAAGTGGAGAGAAAGAGCAGGCATCAAGGGACCTCTCTCCAGCTGGGCAACCACCCCAATGTCAGGGCACCTGATGGATGCTCCAGCGGAATGCAGAGTCGGGGGCTCACTTGGCATGGACCCCGGGGGTCAGGCCCCAGGGACAGAAGGTGGCAGGACTGAGCAGCGCACATGTATTAGAACGAGTGGTCCCAGATTGGCAGGGTGAGCCTGGGTGAGGGGGTTcccgagaaggggaaggcaggaCTCGGGCTGATGGAGGACAGAACTCAGCCCGGCACTCACAGGCACATGAGatgagaaggggagagaggggccACAGGGCCCGGGAGcgtcaggagggaagggaagatggGAGAAGAGGCCAGCGGAGAGGCCGGGCCGCGGGAGGCTGTGCAACTGCAACGACACCCCCGAAGCCTGCTGCCGGGAGGTGAACAGCCTTAGACGGCATCTGCCTCGGGGGTGGAGTGTGGTTGTCACCCGACCAAACACCAGATCCACACCGAATCCAGACTGCGCTGCCCAGCCCAGGCACTTACATGGGTGGAAAGGATAGTCTGCTTCCTGCAGGGTCTCTGTGGCCAAGAGGGGTCCCCACTTTGCTTGGATACTTAGACTTGATGGCTGGCAGCCTCACctgcagagaagggaatggcaaaccacttcagtgttcttgccttgagaaccccatgaacagtatgaaaagacaaaaagataggacactgaaagatgaatgacCCAGGtggataggtgcccaatatgctacgggggaagagtggagaaataactcctgaAAGTATGAAGAGataggagccaaagcaaaaacaacacccagctgaggatgtgactggtgaaTTAGAAGGTGGTTAAACAAGAGATGGCAAcagtgaatattgacattttaggaatcagtgaattaaaatggactggaatgggcgaatttaactcagatgacaattatatctactactgggggcaagaatcccttagaagaagtggagtagccatcatagtcagaaaagagtccaaaatgcagtacttgggcgcattctcaaaaatgacagaatggtctctgtttctAAGGTAAAccattatcacagtaatccaagtctatgccccaaccagtaatgctgaagaagctgaagttgaacggttctaagAAGACATTCTATAAGACATAAAACGGttctacaagacattctagaactaacaccccccaaaaatgtccttttcatcataaggggactggaatgcaaaagtaagaagtcaagagatatctggactaataggcaaatttggccttgtagtacagaatgaagcagggcaaggctaacagagttttgccaagagaacgcaatggttatagcaaacaccctcttccaacaacacaagacacgactctacacatggacgttcaccagatggtcaataccgaaatcagattgattatattctttgcagctgaagatacagaagctctatacagtgtacaaaaacaagactgggagctgcctgtggctcagatcatgaattcgttattgccaaattcagacttaaattgaagaaagtaggaaaaaccactagaccactcaggtatgacctaaatcaaatcttttatgattatacagtggaagtgacaaatagactcaagggactagatctgataggcagagggcctgaagaactatggacagaggtttgtgacattgtacaggaggcaggaatcaagaccatccccaagaaaaagaaatgcaaaaaggcaaaatgactgtctgaggaggccttacaaatagctgagagaagaagagaagctaaaggcaaaggagaaaaggaaagatatacccatttgaatgcagagttccaaagaatagcaaggagagataagaaagccttcctcagtgattcatacaaaaaaaaaaaaaaatagaagaaaacaatagaatgggaaagactagagatcttttccagaaaattagatataccaagggaatatttcatgcaaagatgggcacatggtatggacctaacagaagcagaagatattaagaagaggtggcaagaatacacagaactataaaaaaagatcttcacaacccagataatcacgatggtatgatcactcatcagagccacacatcctggaatgtgaagtcaagagggccttaggaaacttcactatgaacaaagctagtggaggtgatggaattccagctgagctatttcaaatcctaaaagatgacactgtcaaagtgctgcactcgatatgccagcaaatttgaaaaactcagcagtggccacaggactggaaaaggtcagttttcattcctgtcccaaagaaaggcaatgccaaagaatgctcaaactaccgcacaattgcactcatctcatgtgctagtaaagtaatgctcaaaattctccaagccaggcttcaacaatatatgaactgtgaaattccagatgttcaagctggatttagaaaagacagaggaaccagagatcaaattgccatctgttggatcatagaaaaagcaagagttccagaaaaatatctacttctgatttattaattacaccaaagcctttgactgtgtagatcacaataaactggaaaattctgaaagagatgggaataccagaccacgtgacctgcctcttgaaaaacaggtcaagaagcaggtcaagaagcaagttagaactggacatgaaacaacagccccgttccaaattgggaaaggaatacatcaaggctgtatattgtcaccctgcttgcgtaccttatatgcacagtacatcatgtgaaatgctgggctggatgaagcacaagctggaatcaattttgcagggagaaatatcaataacctcagatacgcagatgacaccacccttatggcaaaaaatgaagaggaacaaaaaaacctcttgatgaaagtgaaagaggagtgaaaaagctgacttaaaactcaacattcagaaaactaagatcatgggatccagtgccatcactccatggcaaatagatgaggaaacagtggaaacagtgtcagactttattttcttgggctccaaaatcactgcagatggtgatcgcagccatgacgcttgctccttggaaggaaagttacaaccaacctacacagtatattaaaaagcagagacattactttgacaacaaaggtctgtccagtcaaagccactgtttttcaagtagtcatgtatggatgtgagttagactataaagaaagctgaagaattgatgcttttgaactgtggtgttggagaagactcttgagagtcccttggactgcaaggagatcaaacccgtcagtcctaaaggacatcagtcctgaatattcatttgaaggactgatgctgaagctgaaactccaatactttggccacctgatgcgaagatgactcattggaaaagaccatgatgctgggaaagattgaaggcaggagaaggggacgacagaagatgaggtggatggatgacatcattgatggacatgagtttgagtaagctccaggagttggtgatggacagggaagcctggggtgctgcagtccacggggttgcaaagagtcggatatgactgagcaactgagctgaactgagcctcacctgtgcagagagacacaggaTAGAACGGGCTTACTCCCTACACTTTCTCAGCCCTGCACTTTCTCAGCCCCTGCATGACTCTGTCCATGGTTTGAGGGCAATGCAGCGTTTCAGCCTTTAACAGGGCATGTGCACCGACTCTGTTTACCATCTGAAGGCTCTGGGTATTGCTGGGAGGTATTTCCAGGAACATGTGTGTTCTTGAGAGCAGCCCATTCAGTGATTGTGCAAACGCCAAGACCCAGGTTCATGGCTGGGACGGGGTATCCTGAGGGCAAACAGCCAGCTAAATACAGGCAGCTGATGCTGCACATGGGGCTTAATTTTCCGAGCTCTGAAATAAACTTCCAAGGTTCCCCTTCAACTAGACACTGGGAAGTGGGCCTCAAGGcaaggcaggtgtgtgtgtgtgtgtgtgtgtgtgtgtgtgtgtgtgtgtgtgtgtgtgtgtgtgtgtgtgtcaaggcaaggcaggtgtgtgtgtgtgtgtgtgtgtgtgtgtgtgtgtgtgtgtgtgtgtgtgtgtgtgtcaaggcTTGCTCAACGCCGGGACACCGCTGCTAGTTTTAACACGAACATCACCAGCTCACTCACAGATCCCCACATCCCAGAAGCCACGCCAGCCATGACCAGTGGCCTCTGAACTAAGACACCACCATAAAGCCACCAACCAGAGATGGCCTCCATGGCTCCCTTGAAACAGAAATGCCTTGAAAGTGTCACCCTGGAGCCAGCACCCCTTCAAGGTCAAATACACCTGCGGGGTTTGTGCAGCAGCGAAGCACtgtctcctcttcccttcctgtCCACACAGAGTGTTCTGGGGAGTTTTAACTTAAACCCTCAAACAGAATGGGCTTGCTCAGAGACTGGCTAATGTCCTTCTGGGCAGATGAGAAGTGGTGGCCAACTTTCCCCTTGTCAGCTCCTTAAACAAAAGGCAGTCTCACCTCACAGGGTTGATATTCATAAGAAAAGGAAGCTCATTTATTTTGGCCTCTGGCCTTTGTattttccaatactttggccatctgatgcgaagcgccaactcattggaaaagactgatgctgggaaagcttgaaggcaggaggagaagggggcgacagaggatgagatggttggatggcatcactgactcaatggacatgagtttgagcactctgggagatggtgatggacagggaatattggcatgctgcagtccatggggtcgcaaagagtgggacatgactgagcgactgaacaactggcctttgataaaaatcaaacttaaaaggCAGATTCCGGGGCCAGGAGACACGCGCAGCTGACAAGCAACGCCATGCTATCTATCTGGTGCTCCTGTcaccttttttttctccttttcgaGTTCCTCAGCCTCTCTTTGCCAAACCGTCTTCATGTCAAAGTCAAAGGGGCCCATTCTGGACTCGAAGTTGCCAGTGGCCTGATCAGGGTTAAACTCTTCATAAACCATGTAATCGGGTATGGACACAGCAGGGACCCTGCAGAAAAAGAGGGGAGGGCTCGCCAGCCGCTCAGGGCCACTTCCGgattcccccctcccccgccccacctggTACTGACCTTCTCCAggccccgcccacccccaccccaccccaccccacccctcatttTCTTGGCTCCCCATTCAGCCAGGATAAAGCtccaactcctagctgcaggaaaggaggaaggggaggggctgagttgagcaggggagggaagggaggaagaagggggGGGAAAGAGTGCAGGGGATGGGGGAAGCCTCCCGCATGCGGGGCCCAGGGGAAGCTGGGCAGTCGGCAGAGTGCCAGGAAGGGTGGGCGAGAAAAGGCctgcaggggctgcagggaggCTGCGGGTGGGGCGGCCGGGAGCGAAGTCAGAGGCTGGGGAGGCCGGGCTGGGCGGTGGCTGCAACGCGGGGGTCAGGATACTCACTGCCTCTGGTCTGCCGTCGGCGGCTTGCTGTGGTGGATGTACCAGTCTGGCAAGGAGTAGGCCACCGGGGAGCCCTTCGTGGTCCCGGGGGCAAAGTGCTTCAACAGATCTCGAAGGCAAAAAGACGCGGCGGTGAGCATCACCGCCCCATCGGAGCCTGAGCATCACCAGCCAGCAGGTCGGGGCTGACACGGGAACTGGGCTTCCCCCGAGGCTCTTTGACGGGGCTCGGAGGAGGGGGTTGGGAGGGACGTCGGGGTGTCCCTGGTTCTCACCTGCCAGTGCCCGTGCTGCCTGGCGCCGAGAAcaccccttccctcttccccccacctcctcctcccatcCAAGCATCCTGGAGGTGGTGAGGGGGTGTCGTTGCTCCAGGACAACGACTGTGGAGACAAAACTCatcgggctgggggctgggggccgggggccggCTTGCTGTCTCCTCTCTCAGCCCAGGAGGGTCTGTTCTCTGTCCCTACTCCTTCACACCCGGGGCATTTCTAGGGTAAGCCTCCAGGTTTCTGGTGGGAAGCGGGCACCAGCCCCTCTAAATCATAAGAGTAGGGGTCCTGTTAACCGGTGTCTCCTTCAGAGCCAAGCCGAGAGGCACAGACTCACTCCCGCTCCCGACCCTCGCTCTGGCTGCCGGGtctccatccccctcccccaggctggaGGCTTTTCACAGCGGGGGctcggggagggggcgggggtcgACAGGCCGGAGCTGCCAGTGGCTGGTTTTGCCTGCTAAGGGGGCAGTGGCCAACACTATTAGTAGACATTTTAAACTTTTcgaacttttcatttttttaatatttcaaatgtaGACAAAAGCTCCCTCAAATGGTATGAACTCCGCTATACCCTTCACCCAGATTCCTCAAACACCAAGCTTGTTTCCCGTttgctcctccctctctcccattAGTATTGTCACTGTCTGTTGCTCTTTGGGGGAACCACGTGGGGTTTTTCCAGTGACAGTTTTGACATAATCACAGCGCAGTGATCAAAATCAGGAAGTCCGTGTGATGCGATCCTTTTATCCAATTACAGATCGTATTCAGGTTTTGCCAGCTGTCCCACTGATGTTCTTTTAGCCCATGGCTCGGAGTGAGGAGGGGACCCCACTTCTGTGCTTTACACTCAACGAGTCACACAGTCTGTTCTGGGCTTTGTAGCATCACAGCCCAGATGCCACCATCTGCCATGTAGCCCAGCTTCTCCTTGATAACCTTCACGGAAGGGAGG
Coding sequences:
- the C6H7orf57 gene encoding uncharacterized protein C7orf57 homolog isoform X4 — encoded protein: MGPPAATRPAVSDQRRGDLSLLCYWTGSPAFCTHWYYHLPVKQSEKAMDAPPASQIPGLSDLREAPSGHTLGMRRYWVKETDSEYVKLAKQGGRPDLLKHFAPGTTKGSPVAYSLPDWYIHHSKPPTADQRQVPAVSIPDYMVYEEFNPDQATGNFESRMGPFDFDMKTVWQREAEELEKEKKKVRLPAIKSKYPSKVGTPLGHRDPAGSRLSFPPINGYKDEWLQQQADSDKRTLQTPRSSVSSPSPLDAEPPPDPEAPGGAKEAPESSPPSAAPPPPDSTPVELK
- the C6H7orf57 gene encoding uncharacterized protein C7orf57 homolog isoform X3 yields the protein MRNTSKELHGAASRYAPCDWYYHLPVKQSEKAMDAPPASQIPGLSDLREAPSGHTLGMRRYWVKETDSEYVKLAKQGGRPDLLKHFAPGTTKGSPVAYSLPDWYIHHSKPPTADQRQVPAVSIPDYMVYEEFNPDQATGNFESRMGPFDFDMKTVWQREAEELEKEKKKVRLPAIKSKYPSKVGTPLGHRDPAGSRLSFPPIPGQRPISPTNFSKLISNGYKDEWLQQQADSDKRTLQTPRSSVSSPSPLDAEPPPDPEAPGGAKEAPESSPPSAAPPPPDSTPVELK
- the C6H7orf57 gene encoding uncharacterized protein C7orf57 homolog isoform X2, with translation MGPPAATRPAVSDQRRGDLSLLCYWTGSPAFCTHWYYHLPVKQSEKAMDAPPASQIPGLSDLREAPSGHTLGMRRYWVKETDSEYVKLAKQGGRPDLLKHFAPGTTKGSPVAYSLPDWYIHHSKPPTADQRQVPAVSIPDYMVYEEFNPDQATGNFESRMGPFDFDMKTVWQREAEELEKEKKKVRLPAIKSKYPSKVGTPLGHRDPAGSRLSFPPIPGQRPISPTNFSKLISNGYKDEWLQQQADSDKRTLQTPRSSVSSPSPLDAEPPPDPEAPGGAKEAPGAAPPPPDSTPVELK
- the C6H7orf57 gene encoding uncharacterized protein C7orf57 homolog isoform X1 produces the protein MGPPAATRPAVSDQRRGDLSLLCYWTGSPAFCTHWYYHLPVKQSEKAMDAPPASQIPGLSDLREAPSGHTLGMRRYWVKETDSEYVKLAKQGGRPDLLKHFAPGTTKGSPVAYSLPDWYIHHSKPPTADQRQVPAVSIPDYMVYEEFNPDQATGNFESRMGPFDFDMKTVWQREAEELEKEKKKVRLPAIKSKYPSKVGTPLGHRDPAGSRLSFPPIPGQRPISPTNFSKLISNGYKDEWLQQQADSDKRTLQTPRSSVSSPSPLDAEPPPDPEAPGGAKEAPESSPPSAAPPPPDSTPVELK